In bacterium, the DNA window GGTTGATTCCGAAATGTCTTCCAGTATATCCGCGATTTCCTCAAAATTGATTTCGCCTGCGGGCGAGTCAAAAAGAAGAAACGATATCATGTTTTTTATCTTATCAACAGCTTCTTCAAAATTGCTGCCACGGGCCGAAACACCGAGTTCGGGACAATGAACTTCAAAACCCGAACCTTCTTTTTGGCTGACTTTTATTGAAAAACGCATTGTTATCTCCATTTAGTGAAAAGAACCTGTTAATTTATTCATTAGTGCATTTGCACATCTTTAAAACACCCTGCCATGCCTGGTCCGTATCTTTCTGAATCTCTTCAAGCAAATGTTCATTCCCTTTTTTGAAGAGATGCCTGAACCGAGCCTGTAACTTTAAAAATTCAGATACGGGTTTTTTCCGGTCTTTTGGATCGTACGTCAGTGTATACTTACCGTTTTCAACTTCATATAAAGGCCAGAAACATGTTTCTTTCGCGAGGCGACCTATTTCAATCGTTTTACTGGGATCGTATCCCCAGCCGAGACGGCAGGGTTGAAATACATTAATGAATTTCGGCCCTGTTATGGAAAGAGCTTTTTCCACTTTCTTTGTAAGATCCGCCCATTCGCCGACGACTGTCTGCGCGACATACGGCACATGATGCGCGACAAGCACCGCGGTAAGGTCTTTTCTTTTCTGTGATTTACCCTGTTCGACTTTACCCGCGGGCGCTGTTGTCGTATTCGCGCCTTTCGGAGTAGCGCTCGACCTTTGTATGCCCGTGTTCATATAAGCCCCGTTATCATAACAAACATAAAGGATATCATGGCCTCTTTCCATTGCCCCGGAAAGCGATTGGAGCCCTATATCATATGTTCCGCCGTCACCGCCGAAAGCGATAAATTTCAGATCTTTATCGTATTTTTTCTGTTTTTTCAATGATTGATAACAGGCTTCGACGCCGCTTACGGTCGCTGCCGCATTTTCAAACGCGCTGTGTAAAAAAGGGACGTTCCACGAGGTGTAGGGAAATATGGTGGAAAACACTTCAAGACATCCCGTCGCATTCACGACCACTGCATTCCCGTCCGTAGCCATCATTACCTGTCTTGCCACTATAGCGGCCCCGCATCCCGCGCAACCGCGGTGTCCGTTCGTAAAAAATTTAGGTTTTTTCGCCAATTCCTTTAAAGTAGCCATTTTCTTCTCCTATTCCCTAACACCAAGATAGGTGACATTTTCATCAAATTGCTTTTTTGCCCGGGCTAAATCATCTATATCATTATATATCGATTCAAGTTCGCTAATCTGTACGTCTCTGCCTCCTAAACCATAAACATAAGAATGTATTTTGGGTTTCCTGTCATTATTATAAAGAGCCGCTTTTGTCTCAACGGCAAGAGGCCCTTCAAGCCCGCTCATAGCGTCGGACCTGTCCATTATAGCCAGAGCTTTAAGACCGGAAACGACCTGCGCCAACTCATCGGCGGGGAAAGGCCTGAAAACACGCATTTTTATAAGCCCTACTTTTTTGCCGGCCTTTCTCATGTTATCAACCGCGACTTTTGCCGTTCCCGTTAATGAACCCATTGCAAGAATGGCGACATCGGCATCATCAATTTTGTAAGTGTCAAAGAAACTGTATTTCCTGCCGAACTTAGTCCCGAATTCTTCGCAGCACTCTTTAATAACGCCCTTTGCCCTGCGCATAGCGTCAATGGCAACCATCTTATGCTCGAAATAATAATCCTGCAGGTCAAGACACCCGATCGTTATCTTTTTCTCCGGATTCAAAAGCCATGTTTTCGGGTCGTATTTGCCTATATACTTTTTAACCTCTTCATCGGGTATAAGATCTATATTCGCCATGCAATGGGAAATAATAAAACCGTCGGTAGAAACCATCATGGGCAGTCTGATTTTTTCCGCTATTTTAATGCCCATCAATATACTGTCATACGCTTCCTGCGCATCCTCGCAATAAATCTGCATCCAACCTGAATCCCTGACAAACATCGTATCCGAATGGTCGCAATGGATGTTTATGGGAGCCGAAATTGTCCTGTTTACTTCAGGCATCACTATGGGAAGCCTGAGCGAGCTCGCGATAGGAAGCATCTCGGCCATAAGCATAAGTCCCTGGCTTGAAGTAGCGGTCATACACCTGCCTCCCGCGGCGGCGGCTCCTATTGTAGCGCTCATCGCAGAATGTTCGCTTTCCACAGTTACAAACTCGGTATCAACCAGCCCGTCGGCGACAAATCCGGCGAATATCTGGGCGATTTCAGTCGCGGGAGTTATGGGATATGCTGCTACTACGTCAGGATTAATCTGGCGCATTGCCTCAGCCATTGCCTCGTTTCCCGTCTTGGCGACTGTTAACTTTTTATCAGCCATGTTTTTGCTCCTTTTTACAAAATTCTATTTCTGAAATTTTTTTTCATCTTCCATAATTATAGGGCGCTTGGAAACATCGTCTTTGCCTTTTCCCTTGTTTACGGGGCATTCATTCGCGCATATCCCGCAGCCTTTACAGTGATCGTAGTCATAACCCGTAACTTTACCGTCTTCCACTATTATCGCCGCATCGGGACAGACAACCCAGCAGGTAAGGCATTGGATACAATTTTCCTTGTGGAAAACCGGCCTTTGGCTCCGCCAGTCGCCGGTTTTGAACTCAGCAGATGTGCCTGCTTCTATCGAATCAGCATCCGGAAGTTCTTTCCATCCCAATTTTCTCTTTTCCATCAGCTTTTTACCTCCTCATAAGCCCTTTTGATAGCTTTAAGGTTCCCATCAACTACTTCAGGCTTGTTCCTGAATTTCTTTTCGAGCTTTTTCTTCATATCCTCAAGAACATGTTCTATGTTAAGTTTGCCGTAAACTTTCACAAGGGCTCCCAGCATCGGGGTGTTGGGGATATCCCGCCCTATTTCCTTTTTGGAAATGCCCGAAGCGTCCACCGTGTAAACCTTGATGCCCTTGTCCTTAATTTTCAGTTCTTCCGCAATTTTTTCAGGTGTCTTTTCGGTGTTGATTATTATCGTGTCCCCTTTATCCAGACCCTGAAAAACATCGACGGTAGCGATCAGTGTCGGGTCAAGAACGACAACTATATCGGGATTGGTCACGCCGCAATGCAGGGTAATGGGTTCCTGGCTTATCCTGTTAAACGACTGGACAGGAGCTCCCATTCTTTCGGGACCGTATTCCGGGAATGCCTGGATATGCTGACCAAGACTCATAGCAGCTTCGCCAAAAAGCAATGCTGCCGTCTTGGCGCCCTGTCCTCCCCGCCCGTGCCACCTTATTTCAGTAAGATTGCCCATATTAAATCTCCTCACAATTGTATTTTATATTGCCGGATTATATTTGAATGATAGAAAAATATCCCGTAACGTTATCACGAGCCGATTATTTAGTCAAGCCCCTTATTTAACTGAATTTTTTAAATATATTTTCCGGAACCGGTTATATTTCCCGCCTTCCTTCAAGAGCTTTTGATATCGTTACCTTATCCACATAATCAAGCAGTCCGCCTACGGGCAAGCCGAACGCTATCCTTGTTACTTTAACTTTGAACGGCTTGATTTCTTCGGCAAGATAAACGGAAGTGGCTTCCCCGTCAACATCCGAATTAGTCGCAAGAATAACTTCTCTGAATTTTCCCTTCTTAATTCTTCCCAGAAGCTGTGTTACCGTAAGGTGTTCGGGGCCTATCCCGTCAAGAGGAGAAATCCTTCCTTTAAGGACATGATAAAGCCCGTTGTAATCCGAAGTCGCTTCAATCGAATATACTTCTTTCGGCTCTTCGACGATACACAGCATGTTCCTGTCCCTGGTTTCGGAAGAACATATATCACAAATATCGCCGTCGGAAAAAGAGTGGCACAGCATGCATTCCCTGACGGAAGAAAAAACGTCGTTTATTGAACCGGCAAGAGCAAAGGATTCTTCTTTCCCTCTTCTGAGCATATCGAGCGCTATCCTCTCGGCGCTTCTTTTGCCGATTCCGGGAAGCTTTTGCAGCTCTGATATCAATTTTTCGATAGATTTGGGATAACCGGGCATAATTTTACCAGATTCCTTTAAACAGGTCTTTACATCAAACCGGGAAGACCGCCCGCAGGGCCGGAAAATTTTCCCATAACTTCCTCTGACGCTTTCCCTGCTTTGTCCTGGGCGTCACGCAGCGCGGCAAGCACAAGGTCCTGCAGCATATCCACGTCGTTATCTTTTAAAACTTCCGGGGATATTTTAACATCCTGTATTCTGAGTTCGCCGTTACAAGCCACTTTAACGGCGCCGCCGCCGGCGCTGCCTTCAACGGCAAGCTCTGATAATTTTCTTTGCGCTTCAAGCATATCTTCCTGAAGTTTTTTTGCCTGCTTCATCAGTTTTCCGAAATTAGCCATTTATCTCTCCCTTCCGAGCTTGACATCCGTTATCTGAGCATTA includes these proteins:
- a CDS encoding 4Fe-4S binding protein — its product is MEKRKLGWKELPDADSIEAGTSAEFKTGDWRSQRPVFHKENCIQCLTCWVVCPDAAIIVEDGKVTGYDYDHCKGCGICANECPVNKGKGKDDVSKRPIIMEDEKKFQK
- a CDS encoding YbaB/EbfC family nucleoid-associated protein, with product MANFGKLMKQAKKLQEDMLEAQRKLSELAVEGSAGGGAVKVACNGELRIQDVKISPEVLKDNDVDMLQDLVLAALRDAQDKAGKASEEVMGKFSGPAGGLPGLM
- the porA gene encoding pyruvate ferredoxin oxidoreductase produces the protein MADKKLTVAKTGNEAMAEAMRQINPDVVAAYPITPATEIAQIFAGFVADGLVDTEFVTVESEHSAMSATIGAAAAGGRCMTATSSQGLMLMAEMLPIASSLRLPIVMPEVNRTISAPINIHCDHSDTMFVRDSGWMQIYCEDAQEAYDSILMGIKIAEKIRLPMMVSTDGFIISHCMANIDLIPDEEVKKYIGKYDPKTWLLNPEKKITIGCLDLQDYYFEHKMVAIDAMRRAKGVIKECCEEFGTKFGRKYSFFDTYKIDDADVAILAMGSLTGTAKVAVDNMRKAGKKVGLIKMRVFRPFPADELAQVVSGLKALAIMDRSDAMSGLEGPLAVETKAALYNNDRKPKIHSYVYGLGGRDVQISELESIYNDIDDLARAKKQFDENVTYLGVRE
- a CDS encoding thiamine pyrophosphate-dependent enzyme — encoded protein: MATLKELAKKPKFFTNGHRGCAGCGAAIVARQVMMATDGNAVVVNATGCLEVFSTIFPYTSWNVPFLHSAFENAAATVSGVEACYQSLKKQKKYDKDLKFIAFGGDGGTYDIGLQSLSGAMERGHDILYVCYDNGAYMNTGIQRSSATPKGANTTTAPAGKVEQGKSQKRKDLTAVLVAHHVPYVAQTVVGEWADLTKKVEKALSITGPKFINVFQPCRLGWGYDPSKTIEIGRLAKETCFWPLYEVENGKYTLTYDPKDRKKPVSEFLKLQARFRHLFKKGNEHLLEEIQKDTDQAWQGVLKMCKCTNE
- a CDS encoding 2-oxoacid:acceptor oxidoreductase family protein yields the protein MGNLTEIRWHGRGGQGAKTAALLFGEAAMSLGQHIQAFPEYGPERMGAPVQSFNRISQEPITLHCGVTNPDIVVVLDPTLIATVDVFQGLDKGDTIIINTEKTPEKIAEELKIKDKGIKVYTVDASGISKKEIGRDIPNTPMLGALVKVYGKLNIEHVLEDMKKKLEKKFRNKPEVVDGNLKAIKRAYEEVKS
- the recR gene encoding recombination mediator RecR, with product MPGYPKSIEKLISELQKLPGIGKRSAERIALDMLRRGKEESFALAGSINDVFSSVRECMLCHSFSDGDICDICSSETRDRNMLCIVEEPKEVYSIEATSDYNGLYHVLKGRISPLDGIGPEHLTVTQLLGRIKKGKFREVILATNSDVDGEATSVYLAEEIKPFKVKVTRIAFGLPVGGLLDYVDKVTISKALEGRREI